A section of the Mycolicibacterium anyangense genome encodes:
- a CDS encoding ABC transporter substrate-binding protein has translation MVGMDRRSFLRTSAVVAAALGGAAALASCAPKTASSTVLRVGSTTDIDSLNPFTADSTQSDDVLQLVYDRLMGYDAQLKIVPSLASGVQVTDGAKTFTYTLRSGVKWHDGKDFGADDVVFTFLMVRDNDYGTYGAYLKDLTDVVKVGDNQVRLTYSQPQTLEPGVIMPIAPKHLWETVKKEDLPKYANEKPVGTGPFSFVSWEKGSVATVVRNDSWWGTAPAAQKVTWTKFGSDDVVTQALRSGDIDIVPEVPPTIFTGLQTAPDVKTTAMESFSFHMIGFNCSTAAGSKGNPILRDQAVRQALSCAVDRKQLVELALAGYGEPGTDLLPPAFGDFHFVPSPDEVLDNNPAKANALLDKAGYTGRNGEGIRESKDGAPLAFRLLAIADTTVDMKAADLFVTAAKAIGIKLTLSSTDADSMSATVYNADTPDWDIMVWGWDSSFYDPSYLLGIPTTDQIGGNNDTFWTDPRYDDLYHQQSTTVDHAARVKLVQEMQALHYAACPYIVMWYQKKLTGTRTNTWTGWQPMNGGMILNFPRVNYLDVKPA, from the coding sequence ATGGTCGGAATGGATCGTCGCAGCTTCCTGCGGACCTCGGCGGTCGTTGCCGCCGCACTCGGCGGGGCCGCAGCGCTCGCCTCGTGCGCTCCCAAGACGGCGAGCAGCACCGTGCTGCGGGTGGGATCGACCACCGATATCGATTCGCTGAACCCGTTCACCGCCGACTCGACTCAGTCTGACGACGTCCTGCAGCTCGTCTACGACCGGCTGATGGGCTACGACGCACAACTCAAGATCGTGCCCTCGCTGGCCTCCGGTGTGCAGGTGACCGACGGCGCCAAGACCTTCACCTACACGCTGCGCAGCGGGGTGAAGTGGCATGACGGCAAGGACTTCGGTGCCGACGACGTGGTCTTCACCTTCCTCATGGTCCGGGACAACGACTACGGCACCTACGGGGCCTATCTCAAGGACCTCACCGATGTGGTCAAGGTCGGGGACAATCAGGTCCGGTTGACCTACTCGCAGCCGCAGACCCTGGAGCCCGGCGTGATCATGCCGATCGCCCCCAAACACCTCTGGGAAACCGTCAAGAAAGAGGACCTGCCCAAGTACGCCAACGAAAAGCCTGTCGGCACAGGGCCGTTCAGCTTCGTATCCTGGGAGAAGGGCAGCGTGGCCACGGTCGTTCGCAACGACTCGTGGTGGGGTACCGCCCCGGCAGCGCAGAAGGTCACCTGGACCAAGTTCGGCTCGGACGACGTCGTCACCCAGGCGCTACGAAGCGGTGACATCGACATCGTTCCGGAGGTGCCGCCGACCATCTTCACCGGTCTGCAGACCGCGCCCGACGTCAAGACCACGGCAATGGAGTCCTTCTCCTTCCACATGATCGGTTTCAACTGTTCCACCGCTGCGGGATCCAAGGGCAACCCGATCCTGCGTGACCAGGCGGTGCGCCAGGCGCTGTCGTGTGCCGTCGACCGCAAGCAGCTCGTCGAGCTCGCGCTGGCCGGCTACGGCGAACCGGGCACCGATCTGCTGCCGCCGGCATTCGGCGACTTCCACTTCGTCCCCAGCCCCGACGAGGTGCTCGACAACAATCCGGCCAAAGCCAACGCACTACTGGACAAAGCCGGCTACACCGGCCGCAACGGTGAGGGTATTCGCGAGTCGAAAGATGGTGCGCCGCTGGCATTCCGGCTGCTGGCGATCGCCGACACCACGGTGGACATGAAGGCCGCCGACCTGTTCGTCACGGCCGCCAAGGCGATCGGCATCAAACTCACCTTGTCCAGCACCGACGCCGACAGTATGAGCGCCACGGTCTACAACGCCGATACGCCGGACTGGGACATCATGGTGTGGGGCTGGGATTCGTCGTTCTACGACCCGTCCTATCTGCTCGGTATCCCCACCACCGACCAGATCGGCGGCAACAACGACACGTTCTGGACCGATCCGCGGTACGACGATCTCTACCACCAGCAGTCGACGACGGTCGATCATGCGGCACGCGTCAAACTGGTGCAGGAGATGCAGGCCCTCCACTACGCCGCCTGTCCCTACATCGTGATGTGGTACCAGAAGAAGCTCACCGGAACCCGGACCAACACCTGGACCGGATGGCAGCCGATGAATGGCGGCATGATCCTGAACTTCCCGCGGGTGAACTACCTCGACGTGAAGCCGGCCTGA
- a CDS encoding ABC transporter permease, with translation MVRYLGQKFSYLVLTLAAVVATNFVLFHLMPGDPVTHIARGQHLDAESIARLRSYYGLDQSMGAQFLTYLQNLVRGDLGFSYTYQAAVGPIVVKALGNTVILVTVSTVLVILLGILIGVFAAARRGTRADGSLVIGSLVFWSLPTFWVGMLLIFLFAVTLGWFPIAGMYTADALYPTVFVRIADLARHLVLPTVAMVLVDIAQFVLITRSSLLATLSEDFMTTARAKGLSPRRVLWRHGVRNALLPVVTATTLYASATVGGTIQVETVFSWPGMGQLIYLSVIRRDYPVMEACFLIFAIVVVLANFASDMVYRMLDPRVRLT, from the coding sequence ATGGTCCGCTATCTCGGGCAGAAATTCTCCTACCTGGTGCTGACTCTCGCAGCGGTGGTGGCGACGAATTTCGTTCTGTTCCATCTGATGCCGGGTGACCCGGTCACCCACATCGCACGCGGCCAGCACCTGGACGCCGAGTCCATCGCCCGGCTGCGCAGCTACTACGGACTCGACCAGTCGATGGGTGCGCAATTCCTGACCTACCTGCAGAATCTGGTCCGCGGCGATCTCGGTTTCTCCTACACCTACCAGGCGGCGGTCGGACCGATCGTCGTCAAAGCCCTTGGCAACACCGTGATCCTGGTGACCGTCTCCACGGTGCTGGTGATCCTGCTCGGCATCCTGATCGGGGTGTTCGCGGCCGCCCGGCGCGGGACCCGGGCCGACGGCTCGCTGGTGATCGGATCGCTGGTGTTCTGGAGCCTGCCGACGTTCTGGGTCGGCATGCTGCTGATCTTCCTGTTCGCCGTCACCCTGGGCTGGTTCCCGATCGCCGGGATGTACACCGCCGATGCGCTGTACCCCACGGTCTTCGTCCGGATCGCCGACCTGGCCCGCCACCTGGTGCTGCCCACCGTGGCCATGGTGCTGGTCGACATCGCCCAGTTCGTGCTGATCACCCGCAGTTCATTGTTGGCGACGTTGTCGGAGGACTTCATGACGACCGCACGGGCCAAGGGCCTGAGTCCGCGGCGGGTGCTGTGGCGCCACGGCGTGCGCAACGCGCTGCTGCCGGTGGTCACCGCGACCACGCTGTACGCCAGCGCGACCGTCGGCGGCACTATTCAGGTCGAGACGGTGTTCTCCTGGCCGGGCATGGGACAGCTGATCTACCTGTCGGTGATCCGGCGGGACTATCCGGTGATGGAGGCGTGCTTCCTGATCTTCGCGATCGTGGTCGTGCTGGCGAACTTCGCCAGCGACATGGTCTACCGGATGCTCGATCCGCGGGTGAGGCTGACATGA
- a CDS encoding ABC transporter permease has protein sequence MTGPILDPDLYPEEPVAAHVPGGWRGVVRQLLADTMGRVGLVTVAAVILVAILGPLLAPYDRTDVAETRNGILLAPSGSHWLGTDELGRDVLRQVLAGTSVSLEIGLVATLITVLIGTLVGVLSGWFTGFVDAVLMRITDFFLVLPNLPLMIALGAIIGQSLPMIVLVIAITSWPSTARIVRSQALALREREVVARAKTVGLSSAGILWRLILPGVLPLVIANAVLVIAGSILAEATLSFLGLGDPTRTSWGQILHNAFAAGAVGGGMWWYFLPPGIGIVIVVLAFSMVGQSLERILDPRLAAVE, from the coding sequence ATGACCGGCCCGATACTCGATCCCGACCTGTACCCCGAGGAGCCGGTGGCCGCTCACGTGCCCGGGGGCTGGCGCGGCGTGGTGCGGCAACTGCTGGCCGACACGATGGGCCGGGTGGGCCTGGTGACGGTCGCGGCGGTCATCCTGGTCGCGATTCTCGGCCCCCTGCTGGCGCCCTACGACCGCACCGACGTCGCCGAAACCCGTAACGGGATCTTGTTGGCGCCCAGCGGATCCCACTGGCTGGGTACCGACGAGCTGGGGCGCGACGTGCTGCGGCAGGTGCTGGCCGGAACGTCGGTGTCATTGGAGATAGGGCTGGTGGCCACGCTGATCACCGTGCTGATCGGAACCTTGGTCGGTGTGCTGTCCGGATGGTTCACCGGGTTCGTCGACGCTGTGTTGATGCGGATCACCGACTTCTTCCTGGTGCTGCCCAACCTGCCGTTGATGATCGCCCTCGGCGCCATCATCGGCCAGAGCCTGCCGATGATCGTGCTCGTCATTGCGATCACGAGCTGGCCCAGCACCGCCCGGATCGTCAGGTCCCAGGCACTGGCGCTACGCGAGCGTGAGGTGGTGGCGCGGGCCAAGACCGTCGGGCTGTCCTCGGCGGGCATCCTGTGGCGGCTGATCCTGCCCGGTGTGCTGCCCCTGGTGATCGCCAACGCCGTGCTGGTGATCGCCGGATCGATCCTGGCCGAAGCCACCCTGTCCTTCCTGGGGCTGGGCGATCCGACCCGGACCTCGTGGGGCCAGATCCTGCACAACGCGTTCGCCGCGGGAGCGGTGGGCGGCGGCATGTGGTGGTACTTCCTGCCACCGGGTATCGGCATCGTGATCGTGGTGCTGGCCTTCTCGATGGTCGGTCAGAGCCTGGAGCGCATCCTGGATCCGCGGTTGGCGGCGGTCGAATGA
- a CDS encoding ABC transporter ATP-binding protein, whose protein sequence is MSLLRIRNLSVTYRGGVRAVDGVDLDVAAGQVVGLAGESGCGKSTLALAVAQLLPSGATLEADELTFDGTDLRTVGDTELRSLRWARLSLVFQGAMNGFNPVMTIGDQIREAIRAHEPGTGRKAIGERVDELMTQVGITARRADDYPHQLSGGMKQRAMIAMALACRPDLVIADEPTTALDVMTQAQILDLIRGLADELGLAMLIISHDLTVLAELCDQVAVMYAGRMVERGPAAAILNSDSQPAHPYTRRLLDCYPRLDAGQPSINGIPGSPPDLAHPPAGCRFHDRCTERLPRCASDDPRLRALPTDAEHLAACHLVGVTP, encoded by the coding sequence ATGAGCCTGCTGAGGATCCGCAATCTGTCCGTCACCTACCGCGGCGGGGTTCGGGCGGTCGACGGTGTCGACCTCGACGTGGCAGCCGGCCAGGTGGTCGGCCTCGCCGGTGAATCCGGTTGCGGCAAGAGCACTCTGGCGCTCGCCGTCGCTCAGCTGCTGCCATCGGGCGCCACGCTGGAGGCTGACGAGCTGACCTTTGACGGTACCGACTTGCGCACTGTCGGCGACACCGAGCTGCGATCGCTTCGATGGGCACGGCTCTCGCTGGTGTTCCAGGGCGCGATGAACGGCTTCAACCCGGTGATGACGATCGGTGACCAGATCCGGGAGGCCATCCGGGCCCACGAGCCTGGTACCGGTCGCAAGGCCATCGGCGAGCGGGTCGATGAGCTGATGACCCAGGTCGGCATCACCGCCAGGCGGGCCGACGACTATCCGCATCAGCTCTCCGGCGGGATGAAGCAACGGGCGATGATCGCCATGGCGCTGGCCTGCCGGCCCGACCTGGTGATCGCCGACGAGCCCACCACCGCCCTCGACGTCATGACCCAGGCCCAGATCCTGGACCTGATCCGTGGCCTGGCCGACGAACTCGGTCTGGCCATGCTGATCATCTCCCACGACCTGACCGTGCTGGCCGAACTGTGTGACCAGGTCGCGGTCATGTACGCCGGTCGGATGGTCGAGCGCGGACCCGCGGCGGCCATCCTGAACTCCGATTCGCAGCCGGCCCATCCCTACACCCGCCGACTGCTCGACTGCTATCCGCGACTGGACGCCGGCCAGCCGTCGATCAACGGAATCCCCGGCAGTCCACCGGATCTCGCTCATCCACCGGCCGGATGCCGATTCCACGACCGGTGCACCGAGCGGTTGCCGCGTTGCGCGTCCGACGATCCGCGGCTGCGTGCGCTGCCGACCGACGCCGAGCACCTCGCCGCCTGCCACCTCGTGGGGGTGACACCATGA
- a CDS encoding ABC transporter ATP-binding protein — protein sequence MTSSPARPVVADIRDLKVHFPVRHGRHRLTARAVDGVDLSVHEGEIVALVGESGCGKTTIARTLMRLVEASSGSVSVGGADITHARGRALRRMRRDFQMIFQDPFESLPANATAIEVVSEGLAIHRRDLDSAQRRDVALTALEMCGLTPAVAIADRRIFQLSGGQRQRVAIAAALAVEPRLLVADEPVSMLDVSLRAGVIRVLLDLRERLGVGILFITHDLALAGVFADRVAVLYLGQIVEQGPAAEVIGAPRHPYTRALVDVMPKAGGGRRSARGVLTGEPPNATDVTPGCRFAPRCPVYRQLGEPERCRTELPVLAPQLAEHAVACHFSDHEEVSTPKESTL from the coding sequence ATGACGTCATCGCCGGCCCGACCCGTGGTCGCCGACATCCGGGACCTGAAGGTGCACTTCCCGGTACGCCACGGCCGCCATCGATTGACCGCCCGGGCGGTCGACGGTGTGGACCTGTCCGTTCATGAGGGCGAGATCGTGGCCTTGGTCGGTGAATCCGGCTGTGGCAAGACCACCATCGCCCGGACACTGATGCGCCTGGTTGAGGCCAGTTCCGGCTCGGTGTCGGTCGGTGGAGCCGACATCACCCACGCCCGCGGACGGGCGTTGCGCCGGATGCGCCGAGACTTCCAGATGATCTTCCAGGATCCGTTCGAGAGCTTGCCGGCCAACGCCACGGCCATCGAGGTCGTCAGTGAGGGGCTGGCCATCCACCGCCGGGACCTCGACAGCGCGCAACGGCGCGACGTCGCACTGACGGCTCTGGAGATGTGCGGACTCACCCCGGCGGTCGCTATCGCCGACCGGCGTATCTTCCAGCTGTCCGGTGGCCAGCGTCAACGGGTGGCCATCGCGGCAGCACTGGCCGTCGAACCCCGACTGCTGGTGGCCGATGAGCCGGTGTCCATGCTGGACGTGTCACTGCGGGCCGGCGTGATCAGGGTGCTGCTGGACCTGCGTGAACGACTCGGCGTGGGAATCCTGTTCATCACCCACGACCTGGCGCTGGCCGGCGTCTTCGCCGACCGGGTCGCCGTGCTCTATCTGGGCCAGATCGTCGAACAGGGACCCGCCGCGGAGGTGATCGGCGCACCCCGGCATCCCTATACCCGGGCGTTGGTGGACGTGATGCCCAAGGCCGGCGGCGGGCGGCGCTCAGCTCGCGGCGTGCTGACGGGTGAACCGCCGAATGCCACCGACGTCACACCAGGGTGCCGGTTTGCCCCGCGCTGCCCGGTCTACCGGCAACTCGGCGAGCCCGAGCGGTGTCGCACCGAACTGCCGGTCCTGGCGCCGCAGCTAGCCGAACATGCTGTGGCATGCCACTTTTCAGACCACGAAGAAGTATCGACACCTAAGGAGAGCACGCTATGA
- a CDS encoding M20 family metallopeptidase, protein MTVTREEAIELLEAMVKIDSVTPWLIPGGAGEGEVAAFIRDWLADVGLEATLEEVEPGRPNVLAWLRGRAPGPTICLSGHIDTVGYANWADRALHPVIEGDRMIGLGVADDKGACATAMLAVRELVRSGTELAGNILVALVIDEEGISIGTEHLVAHHADEIDYAINLEPDGSGTIFGEHQGFGWIDIIVHGEPAHGSAPDKGVDAIVHMAEVVTRLHRLDETRWKPYPDPKNGRTVFHTGTIRGGTDYATYPNQAVLGIEIGTQPGETLADRVAEIEAIFAEVAEVEPRFRGEVNVRLDRDPFTGAGNEVLLQALGDATEAVNGVRSPVSGLNAWTDAALFQSAGIPTVLFGPEGGNYHAAEEWVSIPDVVATTEILRRAVVALIGAPVTEKS, encoded by the coding sequence ATGACCGTCACTCGCGAGGAAGCGATCGAGCTACTCGAGGCGATGGTGAAGATCGACTCGGTGACGCCATGGCTCATCCCGGGCGGAGCGGGAGAGGGCGAAGTTGCCGCCTTCATCCGGGACTGGCTGGCCGACGTCGGTCTGGAGGCGACCCTCGAGGAGGTCGAACCGGGACGGCCCAACGTGCTGGCCTGGCTGCGCGGTAGGGCACCGGGGCCGACCATCTGCCTCTCGGGCCACATCGACACGGTCGGTTACGCGAACTGGGCCGACCGCGCCCTGCATCCCGTGATCGAGGGCGACCGGATGATCGGGCTCGGCGTGGCCGACGACAAGGGTGCCTGCGCCACGGCGATGCTCGCCGTGCGCGAACTGGTGCGCTCGGGAACGGAGTTGGCAGGCAACATCCTGGTGGCCCTCGTGATCGACGAGGAGGGCATCAGCATCGGTACCGAGCATCTGGTCGCCCACCATGCCGATGAGATCGACTACGCGATCAACCTCGAACCGGACGGCTCGGGCACCATCTTCGGCGAACACCAGGGCTTCGGCTGGATCGACATCATCGTGCACGGCGAGCCGGCGCACGGCTCGGCGCCGGACAAGGGCGTGGACGCGATCGTCCACATGGCCGAGGTGGTGACCCGGTTGCATCGGCTCGACGAGACCCGCTGGAAGCCGTACCCGGATCCGAAGAACGGCCGCACCGTTTTCCACACCGGGACCATCCGCGGCGGCACCGACTATGCGACCTATCCCAACCAGGCCGTCCTGGGTATCGAGATCGGTACCCAACCGGGAGAGACGCTGGCCGACCGGGTTGCCGAGATCGAAGCGATCTTCGCCGAAGTCGCCGAGGTCGAGCCACGGTTCCGCGGTGAGGTCAACGTCCGGCTGGACCGCGACCCGTTCACCGGTGCGGGCAATGAGGTGCTGCTGCAAGCCCTCGGTGACGCCACCGAGGCAGTGAACGGGGTCCGTTCCCCGGTGAGCGGACTGAACGCGTGGACCGATGCGGCGCTGTTCCAGAGCGCAGGCATTCCGACCGTGCTGTTCGGGCCGGAAGGCGGCAACTACCACGCCGCCGAGGAATGGGTGTCGATCCCGGATGTGGTCGCCACCACCGAGATACTGCGACGCGCTGTGGTGGCCCTCATCGGCGCCCCCGTGACCGAAAAGAGTTGA
- a CDS encoding APC family permease gives MTQPVENPAAGGLRSGALRAVDVVVMALASSGPIQSVAVSLAAILATVAYAGFLPILICFIPMLGIALGYQRLHAWQPSAGATYTWVGRVLNPHAGFFAGWIMLLYYTVGTTSLTIPLGSYLLSFFSDTAADNTVAVAAVGTVFDLVVTAVAALGVALSAKFQLAWAIFEYALLIGFAVLAVLFIAHGHTDVVKPSASWFTIEGAGGFKALISGVLLAIFLYSGWDTAAYVGEESSGRTAGRAAVTSVILLFVIYSVSVLAFQGIAPMQDMQDHAANILAFVGDRIGGGFWANVMIVAVLGGTLASLLAAIVSASRIGFAMGRDRVVPSWLSQISPKYGTPLNATILFGVLNIVFLWGSTLIGAVGEALANIVSTLGLMAAIFYLLTAVTAIWCYRHQITSSAKDFVIGGLMPGLGAAFMAFVVIYSIATDSLNGVELAFGVGLALAGLVLSVISARVGRAPFYTDRTHGESIADVPHSP, from the coding sequence ATGACACAACCAGTTGAGAATCCCGCCGCAGGCGGGTTGCGGTCGGGGGCGTTGCGGGCCGTCGACGTCGTGGTCATGGCGCTGGCGAGTTCCGGCCCGATCCAAAGCGTGGCGGTGTCGCTGGCCGCGATCCTGGCCACCGTCGCTTACGCGGGTTTCCTGCCGATCCTGATCTGCTTCATCCCGATGCTCGGCATCGCGCTGGGCTATCAGCGTCTGCACGCTTGGCAGCCCAGTGCAGGTGCCACCTACACCTGGGTGGGGCGGGTACTCAACCCGCACGCCGGGTTCTTCGCCGGGTGGATCATGTTGCTGTACTACACCGTCGGAACCACCAGCCTGACGATTCCGCTCGGCAGCTACCTGCTCTCGTTCTTCTCCGACACCGCCGCGGACAACACGGTCGCGGTGGCCGCCGTGGGCACGGTCTTCGACCTGGTGGTCACCGCGGTGGCCGCCCTGGGCGTGGCGCTGTCGGCGAAATTCCAATTGGCTTGGGCCATCTTCGAATACGCGCTGCTCATCGGATTCGCCGTACTGGCGGTGCTGTTCATCGCCCACGGGCACACCGACGTCGTCAAGCCCAGCGCATCCTGGTTCACCATCGAGGGTGCGGGCGGGTTCAAGGCCCTGATCTCCGGTGTGCTGCTGGCCATCTTCCTGTATTCGGGATGGGACACCGCGGCCTATGTCGGCGAGGAGTCCAGCGGCCGCACTGCCGGGCGGGCCGCGGTGACCAGCGTCATCCTGCTTTTCGTCATCTACTCGGTGTCGGTGCTGGCGTTCCAGGGCATCGCTCCGATGCAGGACATGCAGGACCACGCGGCCAACATCCTGGCGTTCGTGGGGGACCGGATCGGTGGCGGCTTCTGGGCCAACGTGATGATCGTCGCCGTGCTCGGCGGCACCCTGGCATCGCTACTGGCGGCCATCGTCAGCGCTTCTCGGATCGGCTTCGCGATGGGCCGGGACCGCGTCGTGCCGTCCTGGCTGTCGCAGATCAGTCCCAAGTACGGCACGCCGTTGAACGCCACCATCCTGTTCGGTGTGCTCAACATCGTGTTCCTCTGGGGGTCGACGCTGATCGGCGCGGTCGGTGAGGCTCTGGCCAATATCGTGAGCACCCTGGGCCTGATGGCGGCCATCTTCTACCTGCTCACCGCGGTCACGGCCATCTGGTGTTACCGCCACCAGATCACCTCCTCGGCAAAGGATTTCGTCATCGGCGGTCTGATGCCCGGCCTGGGTGCGGCGTTCATGGCCTTCGTGGTGATCTACTCGATCGCCACGGATTCACTCAACGGCGTCGAGCTGGCCTTCGGTGTCGGGTTGGCGCTGGCCGGCCTGGTGCTCTCGGTCATCTCGGCCCGAGTGGGCCGGGCGCCGTTCTACACCGACCGGACTCACGGGGAGTCGATCGCCGACGTCCCACACTCGCCGTGA
- a CDS encoding aspartate aminotransferase family protein has protein sequence MQFSDAYAARTPATKALYERAKRTVPGGAGSTARLPRNGWKPYPIFMAEGSGSRLTDVDGNTYIDYLLGLGPMILGHRHPVITNAVTEAVRDLGTCFGLPYELEVEAAEKVVAAVPGIEQVRFTNSGSEAVGTAVRLARATTGRRIIVRFEGHYHGWQDTVYWSNHVDLNLAGPADHPRPVAMGPGVPAELEDTLVVLTWNDPESFVELMDRRGDEVAAVLTEPAVFNTGCILPEPGYLELLRAETRKHGALLIFDEVITGFRFARGGAQEWFGVTPDLTTLAKGLGGGFPVAAVGGSVEAMQMVADGRYSHSGTYNANVVQCAAVSATMDVLAEPGLYERQRALGHRLAAGLGELAAERGLDAYCEGLGTVFQLWFADGPIHNWRDAVAHANEELFTRWYEEMVVRGVLFHPLQFENLFVSLVHDDRDIDETLEAAADALTVVARTHVPAARS, from the coding sequence ATGCAATTCAGCGATGCCTATGCGGCTCGGACACCGGCCACCAAGGCGCTCTACGAACGGGCCAAGCGGACGGTGCCGGGCGGAGCAGGGTCCACCGCGCGGCTTCCGCGTAACGGCTGGAAGCCCTATCCGATCTTCATGGCCGAAGGCAGCGGGTCACGTCTGACCGACGTCGACGGCAACACCTACATCGACTATCTGCTCGGTCTGGGGCCGATGATCCTGGGCCACCGCCACCCCGTGATCACCAACGCGGTGACTGAAGCGGTGCGCGACCTGGGCACCTGCTTCGGACTTCCCTATGAACTCGAGGTCGAAGCCGCCGAGAAGGTGGTGGCCGCGGTGCCCGGGATCGAGCAGGTGCGGTTCACCAACTCCGGCTCGGAGGCGGTGGGGACCGCTGTCCGGCTGGCCAGGGCCACCACCGGACGGCGCATCATCGTCCGGTTCGAGGGGCACTATCACGGCTGGCAGGACACCGTGTACTGGTCGAACCACGTCGACCTGAATCTGGCCGGCCCGGCCGATCACCCACGTCCGGTCGCGATGGGACCCGGCGTGCCCGCCGAGCTCGAGGACACCCTGGTGGTCCTCACCTGGAACGACCCGGAGAGTTTCGTCGAGCTGATGGACCGGCGCGGCGACGAGGTCGCAGCGGTGCTGACCGAGCCCGCGGTCTTCAACACCGGATGCATCCTGCCCGAGCCCGGATATCTGGAACTGCTGCGCGCCGAAACCCGCAAGCACGGCGCGCTGCTGATCTTCGACGAGGTGATCACCGGCTTCCGGTTCGCCCGCGGCGGAGCTCAGGAGTGGTTCGGGGTGACCCCGGATCTGACCACGCTGGCCAAGGGCCTCGGTGGCGGCTTCCCGGTCGCCGCGGTCGGCGGATCGGTGGAGGCCATGCAGATGGTCGCCGATGGCCGGTACTCGCACTCGGGTACCTACAACGCCAATGTCGTGCAGTGCGCCGCGGTGTCGGCGACCATGGACGTGCTGGCCGAACCGGGGCTCTACGAGCGGCAGCGGGCCCTCGGCCACCGGTTGGCAGCCGGGCTCGGTGAACTGGCCGCCGAGCGTGGCCTGGACGCGTACTGCGAAGGGTTGGGTACCGTCTTCCAGTTGTGGTTCGCCGACGGCCCGATACATAACTGGCGTGATGCGGTGGCCCATGCCAACGAGGAACTGTTCACCCGCTGGTACGAGGAGATGGTGGTGCGGGGAGTGCTCTTCCACCCGTTGCAGTTCGAGAATCTGTTCGTCTCGCTGGTGCACGATGACCGCGATATCGACGAGACCCTCGAAGCGGCGGCCGATGCGCTGACCGTCGTCGCCCGCACCCACGTGCCCGCAGCCCGGTCGTGA